The proteins below come from a single Dinghuibacter silviterrae genomic window:
- a CDS encoding HvfX family Cu-binding RiPP maturation protein: MYQRMIRRVETLQPILLLAIRLVLGYGFYTTCIEKWKNISDVAEWFASLHIPAPFLNAYLSATTEAVGVVLLVLGLGTRVITIPLMILLVVAIATVHWGHGFEAGNNGFEIPLYYLLLLGVLLVSGGGRLSVDYLLGRARH; this comes from the coding sequence ATGTATCAACGCATGATCCGCAGGGTCGAGACCCTGCAGCCGATCCTTCTTTTGGCTATCCGTCTCGTTTTGGGGTATGGCTTTTATACTACGTGCATCGAGAAGTGGAAAAATATTTCCGATGTGGCGGAGTGGTTTGCGTCGCTGCACATACCGGCGCCGTTTTTAAACGCGTACCTGTCGGCAACGACGGAGGCCGTGGGTGTCGTATTGCTTGTTCTTGGTTTGGGGACCAGGGTGATTACCATACCGCTGATGATCCTGCTTGTTGTTGCCATTGCCACGGTGCATTGGGGGCATGGGTTTGAGGCGGGGAATAACGGGTTTGAGATTCCGCTGTATTACTTGTTGTTGTTGGGGGTGTTGTTGGTGAGTGGGGGTGGGAGGTTGAGCGTAGACTATTTGCTGGGGCGGGCTAGACATTAG
- a CDS encoding HvfC/BufC N-terminal domain-containing protein has protein sequence MRSLSLETLPPQDTLLPVTLAAQQALARYCRSDEAAGVPGALPDRLEQYRRLARNVIADGLESAYPLTVAALDPFDWETLVYRFFAEHDCQEAQVWRMPMEFMEFVQGIAEAPGRPAGLLDKYPFLLELLFFEWTEIELYMMEDLPVPAYGPVRNWTQDTLVFHPEHRLLLFSYPVHLGKPDAEPGQYAVLAFRDPETGEVQFIDLSLTFAWLLDGLITTGCSLAAFLEQHPEAPAALLLAEAPAFFQHLSGLRFIRGARR, from the coding sequence ATGAGGTCGCTGTCGCTTGAAACGCTGCCGCCGCAGGATACGCTGTTGCCTGTAACGCTGGCCGCGCAGCAGGCCCTGGCCCGGTATTGCCGCAGCGACGAGGCCGCCGGGGTCCCCGGAGCGCTGCCCGACCGCCTGGAACAGTATCGCCGCCTCGCGCGGAACGTCATCGCCGACGGCCTTGAAAGCGCCTACCCGCTGACGGTCGCGGCGCTCGACCCTTTCGACTGGGAGACGCTGGTCTACCGGTTTTTTGCGGAACACGATTGCCAGGAGGCCCAGGTGTGGCGGATGCCGATGGAGTTTATGGAGTTTGTTCAGGGGATCGCGGAGGCCCCAGGCCGGCCGGCCGGGCTCCTCGACAAATACCCCTTCCTTTTGGAACTCCTCTTCTTCGAATGGACCGAAATCGAGCTGTATATGATGGAAGACCTGCCGGTTCCCGCCTACGGGCCCGTTCGCAACTGGACGCAGGATACCCTTGTTTTTCACCCTGAACACCGGTTGCTCCTGTTTTCTTACCCCGTCCACCTCGGTAAGCCGGATGCGGAACCGGGACAATATGCGGTCCTGGCCTTCCGCGACCCCGAGACCGGTGAGGTGCAGTTCATCGACCTGTCGCTGACATTCGCGTGGCTGCTGGACGGGCTGATCACGACCGGCTGTTCGCTGGCCGCTTTCCTGGAACAACACCCTGAGGCACCGGCAGCGCTTTTGCTGGCGGAAGCACCTGCTTTTTTTCAACACTTATCCGGGCTCCGGTTTATCCGTGGCGCCCGACGCTAA
- a CDS encoding HvfB family MNIO-type RiPP peptide maturase — MNTYVGLGLRKEFSADFLDKGILQPAFFEVAPENWMNIGGFWAKNFREVRDRFPVHAHGLSLSIGSPDALDRKFLSQVRSFLRDYDIRVYTEHLSFSKCDNAHLYDLLPIPFRRDAAQHVARRVQEVQDFLGMPLGLEIVSYYTPVAAEMSEVDFINEVVRLSGCGLLLDVNNVFVNAFNHGYDAFTFIDALPLDKVMYIHMAGHEQVSPDLIIDTHGQPIIDPVYDLFDYAISRLERPVPVLLERDYNIPELSELQAELDRLEGICAKNWSHEVAVA, encoded by the coding sequence ATGAATACTTATGTCGGTCTTGGTCTCCGCAAGGAATTCTCCGCGGATTTCCTGGACAAGGGTATACTGCAACCGGCCTTTTTCGAAGTAGCCCCAGAAAACTGGATGAACATCGGTGGTTTCTGGGCTAAGAATTTCAGGGAAGTCCGCGATCGGTTCCCGGTACACGCCCACGGCCTGTCGCTGTCCATCGGGAGTCCGGACGCCCTGGACCGGAAATTTTTATCCCAGGTTCGTTCCTTTTTGAGGGACTACGACATCCGCGTCTATACCGAACACCTCAGCTTTTCCAAGTGTGACAACGCGCACCTGTACGACCTGCTGCCCATCCCCTTCCGGCGGGATGCGGCGCAACATGTGGCCCGGCGGGTCCAGGAGGTCCAGGATTTTCTGGGCATGCCCCTTGGTTTAGAGATCGTTTCCTACTATACACCGGTTGCGGCCGAAATGAGTGAAGTCGACTTTATCAACGAAGTCGTGCGCCTCTCCGGTTGCGGGCTTCTGTTGGACGTCAACAATGTTTTTGTAAATGCGTTTAACCATGGGTACGACGCATTCACCTTTATCGATGCCCTTCCGCTGGACAAGGTGATGTACATCCACATGGCCGGGCACGAGCAGGTGTCTCCCGATTTGATCATCGACACACACGGGCAGCCGATCATCGACCCGGTCTACGACCTTTTCGACTACGCCATCTCTCGCCTGGAGCGGCCGGTGCCGGTGTTGCTGGAGCGGGATTATAATATTCCGGAGCTCTCTGAGCTACAGGCGGAGCTTGATCGCCTGGAGGGGATTTGCGCTAAAAACTGGAGCCATGAGGTCGCTGTCGCTTGA
- a CDS encoding anti-sigma factor family protein — protein MRLMVTCEEATDWISRREEGKLTLSRGLRLRLHLFLCVFCRRFNRQNKILIHHVHHHNDATLSDQEKKAMADRLRGL, from the coding sequence ATGAGGTTGATGGTCACATGTGAAGAAGCCACCGATTGGATCTCCCGGAGGGAGGAAGGGAAGCTGACGCTGTCCCGCGGGCTTCGTCTGCGCCTTCACCTCTTCCTTTGTGTGTTCTGCAGGCGCTTCAACCGGCAGAACAAAATATTGATTCATCACGTTCACCATCATAATGATGCGACCCTCTCCGACCAGGAGAAAAAAGCAATGGCCGACCGCCTCCGGGGCCTTTAA
- a CDS encoding sigma-70 family RNA polymerase sigma factor: MHTCDPNLWVDQYADLLYRFALVRVSDGELARDLVQETFIAAWKGLGSFEGQASEKTWLYSILRNKIVDHYRAEARNIVGRLEESREDEHVFFDEAEHWRGDTAPRDWGGAHGSSVEKKEFYGVLERCKEKLARIQAAVFTMKYLDDLDSEDICKELCISSSNYWVLLHRAKLHLRQCLERNWFV; this comes from the coding sequence ATGCATACGTGCGATCCCAACCTGTGGGTTGACCAATACGCGGACCTCCTGTACCGTTTCGCCCTTGTCCGGGTGAGCGATGGAGAGCTGGCCAGGGACCTGGTCCAGGAGACGTTTATTGCGGCCTGGAAGGGGTTGGGGTCCTTTGAGGGACAGGCGTCCGAAAAGACCTGGCTGTACAGCATCCTGCGCAACAAGATCGTGGACCACTACAGGGCCGAGGCCCGGAACATTGTGGGGAGGCTGGAAGAAAGCCGGGAAGACGAACACGTCTTTTTTGACGAGGCCGAGCACTGGAGGGGGGATACGGCACCCCGGGATTGGGGCGGTGCCCATGGTTCTTCTGTAGAAAAAAAGGAATTTTATGGGGTCCTGGAGCGTTGTAAGGAAAAGCTGGCCCGGATACAGGCGGCGGTGTTTACCATGAAATACCTGGACGACCTGGATTCGGAGGACATCTGTAAGGAGTTGTGTATTTCGTCGTCTAATTATTGGGTACTGCTCCACAGGGCAAAGCTCCACCTGCGGCAGTGCCTCGAAAGGAATTGGTTTGTATGA
- a CDS encoding Bax inhibitor-1/YccA family protein, whose translation MENNINLSKDNYRTEKVTVLSEFERGAVAKSFMSNVFLWMFGALAITGVTAYIFASNADTLLSFMFAPNAVGRLVPTGLGYLVIFAPLGFVLLMSFGYQRLSASVMALLFVLYALINGISFSVILLGYTASSVATCFFSSAAMFGVMAVMGYTTKKDLTGFGSIMIMGLIGIIVASVINMFLHSSQMEYVISFIGVLVFTGLTAYDVQKLKNIGAGVNVEDPTIRKVAIMGALNLYLDFINLFLMMLRLFGRRR comes from the coding sequence ATGGAAAACAACATTAATCTTTCCAAAGACAACTATCGCACCGAGAAGGTAACGGTCCTGAGCGAGTTCGAACGGGGAGCGGTAGCCAAGTCTTTTATGTCGAACGTATTTCTCTGGATGTTCGGCGCCCTTGCGATCACCGGTGTCACCGCCTATATTTTTGCCAGCAATGCCGACACGCTGTTGAGCTTTATGTTTGCCCCGAACGCGGTTGGCCGGCTTGTTCCCACAGGTCTTGGCTATCTTGTGATTTTTGCCCCCCTGGGTTTTGTGTTGCTGATGTCTTTTGGCTACCAGCGACTGTCGGCCTCCGTTATGGCCCTGCTCTTTGTCCTGTATGCCCTGATCAACGGGATCAGCTTTAGCGTCATCCTGCTCGGTTATACGGCGTCCTCCGTTGCGACCTGCTTCTTCTCTTCCGCCGCCATGTTCGGCGTGATGGCCGTCATGGGGTATACCACGAAAAAGGACCTGACGGGTTTCGGCTCGATCATGATCATGGGGCTTATCGGGATCATCGTCGCTTCCGTCATCAACATGTTCCTCCACAGCTCCCAGATGGAATACGTCATCAGCTTTATCGGGGTACTGGTTTTCACGGGTCTTACCGCATACGACGTGCAAAAGCTGAAAAATATCGGGGCCGGGGTCAATGTAGAAGATCCCACGATCAGGAAGGTCGCCATCATGGGCGCCCTGAACCTGTACCTGGACTTCATCAACCTCTTCCTGATGATGCTGCGCCTGTTTGGCCGCCGCAGGTAG
- a CDS encoding ParA family protein — protein MTTIALYNLKGGVGKTACCVNFAYLSALDGYKTLLWDLDPQGSTTFYYQVKPKLKGGIKNFITQASDLEEAVMNTDYDHLDIIPADQSAKSLDVMIEEMKHSRKKLKNVIHTFKKDYDFVFMDCPPGLSVLAENIVMAADIILMPVIPTTLSARTYEMVKSFFKEKELDPAKLTCFFTMVDLRKNLHNEIMETLYKDKHFFQSYIPYLSDVEKMGIYQAPVEVFARSSYAAQCYRDLWAEIKEGVL, from the coding sequence ATGACAACCATAGCTTTGTATAACCTGAAAGGGGGCGTGGGCAAGACCGCCTGCTGTGTCAATTTCGCCTATTTGTCCGCCCTGGACGGGTATAAGACGCTGCTCTGGGACCTCGATCCGCAGGGGTCGACGACGTTTTATTACCAGGTAAAGCCAAAGCTGAAGGGCGGCATCAAGAATTTCATCACACAGGCCTCAGACCTTGAGGAAGCCGTCATGAATACGGACTATGACCACCTCGACATCATCCCGGCCGACCAGTCTGCCAAAAGCCTGGACGTCATGATTGAGGAGATGAAACATTCGAGGAAAAAGCTCAAAAACGTCATCCACACCTTCAAAAAGGACTACGATTTCGTCTTCATGGACTGCCCGCCGGGGCTTTCGGTCCTGGCGGAAAACATCGTTATGGCCGCCGACATCATCCTCATGCCCGTCATCCCCACGACCCTTTCGGCGCGAACGTATGAGATGGTGAAGTCTTTTTTCAAGGAAAAAGAACTCGACCCCGCAAAGCTGACCTGCTTTTTTACCATGGTGGACCTCCGCAAAAACCTGCACAACGAGATCATGGAAACGCTGTACAAGGACAAACACTTCTTTCAAAGCTATATTCCTTACCTCTCGGACGTCGAGAAAATGGGGATTTACCAGGCGCCTGTGGAAGTTTTTGCCCGTTCCAGCTACGCCGCCCAGTGTTACCGCGACCTTTGGGCGGAGATCAAGGAAGGGGTGCTTTGA
- a CDS encoding AsmA family protein: MAKLLRYGARILLGFLSLWLILLVSAYVLFSLNKAALTARANAFLNRRFQGKIHINNISLNVLSNFPYPAVQVNGVTVDDSVYAVRGQHTVYLERVRIVPGLKGLWRGRPVIRKVVVAGGWLYLYRGPGGYDNGYVWVGKQSRPPKDSTRPSLPFHVEFYRVELMIADSVRHKLYAFDFHRLLLDHNGTYTDSSTWRLDMDVTVHSLAFNTAKGGFLQDQDVRAQGTLGYAPGNRLLSFRRLALHIDRQALLADGDFRFDTTRSFRLRVSAPSLVFASGRSWLTPKIQRKLAPMRFDKALAVEATIEGFMTPGDEPRILVRWTVAHNTVTGFIGTVEDCSFTGFFNNHVNDSLSPGDANSTIRADSLVGKYEGSIPFKTRRLEILRLDTAILAFDLSIHDTVPDWGDLLQGEDLSFDKGRVDVDLRGHYPLSDSSGVSPDLDGRIDLRDVVITYEPRNVVITGGQAHLRLEHQDLLLERISGYIGKSPLVISGAARHFLALAATDTGKMVLDWHVYSPALDGMELLHFLGKGGHRRTAGKAARGAVGEATRGAPPDGSFVGHMIDRYAHNCRIHTGLRVDQLTYKNFVATGVDAAVVLDKGVFSLQHLDLHTAKGSLDATGSIRPFVDDNLVRFNATFSHIDLPSLFRDFDDFGQASLSARNLAGTLNARADLSIRLTDKGHKIPGSLDGTLRFAITDGALLGFTPLTRLSSFALKNRDLSNIYFSRLYDTFRFSRDTLVFDRMEIQSTVLDMFVAGAYKLDGSYTDADIQIPFTNLKKQKGLPDNAGAYAHHGPSLFVHAFNRDGEPLHYKFGLFRKKVPGVRN, translated from the coding sequence ATGGCGAAGCTCCTACGATACGGCGCGCGCATCCTCCTCGGCTTCCTCTCCCTCTGGCTGATCCTCCTCGTCAGTGCCTATGTGCTTTTCAGCCTGAACAAAGCAGCGCTGACCGCCAGGGCCAATGCCTTCCTGAACCGCCGTTTCCAGGGCAAGATTCATATCAACAATATAAGTCTCAATGTCTTAAGTAATTTCCCCTACCCCGCCGTGCAGGTCAACGGGGTAACGGTGGACGACTCGGTCTATGCGGTCAGGGGGCAGCATACCGTTTATCTGGAGCGGGTGCGCATCGTACCCGGGCTGAAGGGGCTTTGGCGGGGAAGGCCCGTGATCCGCAAGGTGGTCGTGGCCGGGGGCTGGCTCTACCTGTACCGGGGTCCCGGCGGTTATGACAATGGTTACGTCTGGGTGGGTAAGCAAAGCCGGCCCCCAAAAGACAGCACGAGGCCATCCCTCCCCTTTCACGTGGAATTTTACCGTGTGGAGTTGATGATCGCCGACTCGGTCAGGCACAAGCTGTACGCTTTCGACTTCCACCGCCTCCTCCTGGACCACAACGGGACCTACACGGACTCCTCCACCTGGCGTCTCGACATGGACGTGACAGTCCACTCCCTTGCCTTCAACACGGCCAAGGGAGGTTTTCTCCAGGACCAGGACGTCCGCGCGCAGGGCACCCTTGGCTATGCGCCGGGTAACCGGCTGCTATCCTTCCGCCGCCTTGCGCTTCATATAGACCGCCAGGCACTCCTGGCAGATGGGGACTTCCGGTTTGATACTACCCGGTCGTTCCGGTTACGGGTTTCGGCGCCTTCGCTGGTCTTCGCCTCCGGCCGTTCCTGGCTCACCCCAAAGATCCAACGGAAGCTGGCCCCCATGCGCTTTGATAAAGCGCTCGCCGTGGAAGCCACGATAGAGGGTTTTATGACACCCGGGGATGAGCCGCGCATCCTGGTACGCTGGACCGTGGCCCACAACACGGTCACAGGCTTTATCGGCACGGTCGAAGACTGCTCCTTTACGGGCTTTTTCAACAACCACGTCAACGACAGCCTGTCACCCGGTGACGCCAATTCCACCATCCGGGCCGACTCCCTGGTGGGCAAATACGAGGGAAGCATCCCATTTAAAACCCGCCGGCTGGAAATATTGCGGTTGGACACCGCCATCCTCGCCTTCGATCTCTCCATACACGATACCGTCCCGGACTGGGGTGACCTTCTCCAGGGTGAAGACTTGTCCTTTGACAAAGGCCGGGTCGATGTCGACCTCCGCGGCCATTACCCCCTTAGCGACAGCAGCGGTGTGTCACCCGACCTGGACGGCCGGATCGATCTTCGCGATGTGGTCATCACCTACGAACCACGGAACGTCGTCATCACCGGTGGGCAGGCCCATCTCCGCCTGGAACACCAGGACCTTCTGTTGGAACGCATCAGCGGATACATCGGCAAAAGCCCGCTGGTCATCAGTGGGGCCGCCCGTCACTTCCTGGCCCTGGCGGCCACGGACACCGGGAAGATGGTCCTGGACTGGCACGTTTATTCTCCTGCCCTGGACGGAATGGAGTTGCTTCATTTTCTTGGAAAAGGCGGCCACCGGCGTACCGCGGGCAAAGCGGCCCGAGGCGCCGTGGGCGAAGCAACCCGGGGCGCCCCGCCAGATGGCAGTTTCGTCGGCCACATGATAGACCGGTACGCGCACAACTGCCGTATCCATACGGGTCTCCGGGTCGACCAGCTCACCTATAAAAACTTTGTTGCCACCGGTGTCGACGCCGCCGTTGTCTTAGATAAAGGTGTCTTTTCGCTTCAGCATCTTGACCTGCATACCGCCAAGGGCAGCCTGGACGCCACCGGCAGTATCCGCCCCTTTGTAGACGACAACCTGGTCCGGTTCAACGCTACCTTTAGCCATATTGACCTCCCGTCCCTTTTCCGCGACTTTGACGACTTCGGCCAGGCCTCGCTTTCCGCCAGGAATCTCGCCGGCACCCTCAACGCCCGGGCGGATCTGTCGATCCGCCTCACGGACAAGGGCCACAAGATCCCCGGCTCCCTGGACGGCACGCTCCGGTTCGCGATTACCGACGGCGCACTGCTGGGTTTCACCCCCCTTACCAGGCTGAGCAGTTTTGCGCTAAAGAATAGGGACCTGTCAAACATCTATTTTTCCAGGCTCTACGACACCTTCCGGTTTTCGCGAGACACCCTCGTTTTCGACCGGATGGAGATCCAATCCACCGTCCTGGACATGTTCGTAGCCGGGGCCTATAAGCTAGACGGAAGCTATACCGACGCCGACATACAGATCCCTTTTACCAACCTGAAAAAACAAAAGGGTCTGCCCGACAACGCCGGCGCCTATGCTCACCACGGACCGAGTCTTTTCGTACATGCCTTTAACCGGGACGGCGAACCGCTCCACTATAAATTCGGCCTCTTCAGGAAAAAGGTCCCGGGTGTGCGCAATTAA